The following coding sequences lie in one Musa acuminata AAA Group cultivar baxijiao chromosome BXJ3-1, Cavendish_Baxijiao_AAA, whole genome shotgun sequence genomic window:
- the LOC135628809 gene encoding FACT complex subunit SPT16-like, whose product MADHQNGGSKPSASGSGAYTIDLENFSKRLEAFYSHWGKHKSDFWSSSDAVAIATPPTSEDLRYLKSSALNIWLLGYEFPETIMVFMNKQIHFLCSQKKANLLETIKKSAHEAVGADLIIHVKAKHDDGTALMEEIIRAICVQSKSDSPIIGYITKEAPEGRLLETWSEKLGSSSLQLTDVTNGFSDLFAVKDVSELTCIKKAAYLTSSVMKNFVVPKLERVIDEEKKVSHSSLMDDTEKAILDPSRVKVKLKAENVDICYPPIFQSGGQFDLRPSASSNDEDLYYDSTSVIVCAIGSRYNSYCSNVARTFLIDATASQSKAYEVLLKAHDASVSALKPGNTVAAAYQAALAVVQKEAPELLPNLTKSAGTGIGLEFRESGLSLNSKNNRLLKAGMVFNVCLGFQNLQAQTNNPKTEKYSLLLADTVIVSEKPPEVLTAGCSKSVKDVAYSFNEEEEEEPPRVRSDLKSTGVLPSKATLRSDNQEMSKEELRKQHQAELARQKNEETARRLAGGGSAGAEGRGPARTSSELIAYKNANDIPFSKELAIQVDQKNEAILLPIYGSMVPFHVSTVKSVTSHQDNRTCTIRIIFNVPGTPFTPHDANSLKFPGATYLKEITFRSKDPRHSSEVVQLIKTLRRHVASRESERAERATLVTQEKLQVSGNRMKLIKLPDLWIRPSFGGRGRKLTGTLEAHVNGFRYATSRPDERVDIMFANIKHAFFQPAEREMITLLHFHLHNHIMVGNKKTKDVQFYVEVMDVVQTLGGGRRSALDPDEIEEEQRERERKNRINMEFQNFVNKVHDLWAQPQFKGLDLEFDMPLRELGFHGVPHKSSAFIVPTSTCLVELIETPFLVVTLSEIEIVNLERVGFGQKNFDMAIVFKDFKRDVLRIDSIPSSSVDGIKEWLDTTDLKYYESRLNLNWRPILKTITEDPEKFIEDGGWEFLNMEASDSDSENTEESDQGYEPSDVEPESASDDEGKDSESLVESDEDEEDSEEDSEEEKGKTWEELEREASNADREKGDESDSEDEKRRRKAKALGKSRIPDRRDPKGAPPKRRKFK is encoded by the coding sequence ATGGCTGATCACCAAAACGGAGGTTCTAAGCCATCAGCCTCTGGGTCTGGTGCTTACACAATTGACCTTGAAAACTTCAGCAAGCGCCTTGAGGCGTTTTATAGTCATTGGGGGAAGCATAAATCTGATTTTTGGAGCTCTTCAGATGCTGTTGCAATTGCAACACCACCTACTTCTGAAGATCTTCGATATCTTAAATCCTCTGCTTTAAATATCTGGTTGCTTGGGTATGAGTTCCCGGAGACCATTATGGTTTTCATGAACAAGCAGATTCATTTCCTATGTAGTCAGAAGAAAGCTAATCTGCTCGAGACCATAAAAAAGTCTGCCCATGAGGCTGTTGGAGCTGATCTTATAATACATGTTAAGGCCAAGCATGATGATGGTACAGCCCTGATGGAAGAGATTATTCGTGCTATTTGCGTGCAGTCTAAATCAGATTCTCCTATTATCGGATATATTACAAAAGAGGCACCTGAAGGGAGGCTTCTCGAGACTTGGTCTGAGAAGCTAGGTAGTTCATCCTTGCAGCTTACTGATGTAACAAATGGTTTCTCTGATCTGTTTGCTGTAAAAGATGTCTCGGAGCTTACCTGCATTAAGAAAGCTGCATATCTGACTTCatctgtgatgaaaaattttgtgGTTCCAAAGCTTGAGCGGGTTATTGATGAAGAAAAGAAGGTTTCTCATTCTTCTCTGATGGATGATACAGAAAAGGCAATACTTGACCCTTCAAGGGTCAAGGTGAAACTGAAGGCAGAAAATGTTGATATATGCTATCCTCCTATCTTTCAGAGTGGAGGCCAGTTTGATCTCAGGCCAAGTGCATCCAGCAATGATGAGGATTTGTACTATGATTCTACAAGTGTGATTGTCTGCGCAATTGGCTCACGATATAATAGCTATTGCTCAAATGTTGCTAGAACGTTTTTGATCGACGCAACTGCTTCACAGAGTAAGGCATATGAGGTGCTTCTTAAAGCTCATGATGCTTCAGTTAGTGCTTTGAAGCCTGGAAATACTGTCGCTGCTGCTTACCAAGCTGCCTTAGCGGTGGTTCAGAAGGAAGCACCAGAGCTTCTTCCAAACCTCACCAAATCAGCTGGAACAGGGATAGGCCTTGAGTTCCGTGAGTCTGGGTTGAgtttaaattcaaaaaataacCGCTTGCTGAAGGCTGGGATGGTTTTCAatgtgtgtcttggtttccagaaTCTCCAAGCTCAGACTAACAATCCAAAGACGGAGAAGTATTCTTTGTTGCTGGCTGACACTGTTATAGTTAGTGAGAAACCTCCTGAGGTCTTGACTGCTGGCTGCTCCAAGTCAGTTAAGGATGTTGCTTACTCATTtaatgaggaagaggaggaagagcctCCCAGAGTCAGATCTGACTTGAAGAGCACCGGGGTGCTTCCTTCCAAAGCAACCCTGAGGTCTGATAACCAGGAAATGTCAAAGGAAGAGTTGCGGAAACAGCATCAGGCAGAGCTTGCTCGACAAAAGAACGAGGAGACTGCCAGGAGGCTTGCTGGTGGTGGGTCTGCAGGTGCTGAAGGTCGAGGTCCAGCAAGAACCTCAAGTGAGCTGATTGCTTATAAGAATGCAAATGATATACCTTTCTCTAAGGAACTAGCAATACAAGTAGACCAGAAGAATGAGGCTATCTTATTGCCGATTTATGGAAGTATGGTGCCTTTCCATGTTTCTACTGTGAAGAGTGTAACCTCCCATCAGGACAATCGAACTTGCACCATTCGCATAATATTTAATGTGCCTGGTACACCATTTACTCCCCATGATGCAAACTCTCTTAAGTTTCCAGGTGCAACTTATTTGAAAGAGATTACATTTCGGTCCAAAGATCCCAGGCATAGCAGTGAAGTTGTACAACTGATCAAGACCCTCAGGAGACATGTTGCCTCGAGGGAGTCTGAGAGAGCTGAAAGGGCCACTTTGGTTACCCAGGAGAAGCTGCAGGTCTCTGGAAACCGGATGAAGCTAATAAAGTTACCAGACTTGTGGATACGACCCTCATTTGGTGGCCGTGGAAGGAAACTTACGGGTACATTGGAGGCTCATGTAAATGGATTCCGTTATGCAACTTCAAGACCTGATGAGCGTGTTGATATCATGTTTGCAAACATCAAGCATGCGTTCTTCCAGCCTGCAGAGCGAGAAATGATTACCCTCTTGCATTTTCACCTGCACAATCATATCATGGTAGGCAACAAGAAGACAAAGGATGTCCAATTTTATGTAGAAGTTATGGATGTTGTGCAGACATTAGGTGGTGGGAGGAGATCAGCTCTTGATCCCGATGAGATTGAGGAAGAACAGCGTGAGAGGGAGCGGAAAAACAGAATAAACATGGAATTTCAGAACTTTGTCAACAAGGTACATGACCTCTGGGCACAACCACAGTTCAAAGGGCTCGATTTGGAGTTTGATATGCCCTTGAGGGAGCTTGGGTTCCATGGAGTTCCTCATAAGTCTTCGGCTTTTATTGTTCCAACTTCAACTTGTTTGGTTGAACTTATTGAGACACCATTCTTAGTGGTTACCTTGAGTGAGATTGAGATTGTTAATCTAGAGAGGGTGGGTTTCGGGCAGAAAAATTTTGATATGGCCATTGTGTTCAAGGATTTCAAACGCGATGTGCTTCGAATAGATTCCATACCATCCTCATCAGTTGACGGAATTAAGGAATGGCTTGATACAACAGACTTGAAGTACTACGAAAGCAGACTAAATTTGAACTGGCGCCCCATTTTGAAAACTATAACTGAGGACCCTGAGAAGTTTATTGAAGATGGTGGTTGGGAATTTTTGAACATGGAAGCCAGTGACTCTGACTCAGAAAACACGGAGGAATCAGACCAAGGGTATGAACCCTCTGATGTGGAACCGGAGTCTGCTTCAGATGATGAAGGTAAAGATAGTGAGTCACTGGTAGAATCTGATGAGGATGAAGAGGATTCTGAGGAGGAttccgaggaggagaaggggaagacaTGGGAGGAGTTGGAACGGGAGGCAAGCAATGCAGACAGAGAGAAGGGCGATGAGTCAGACAGCGAAGACGAGAAACGGAGGAGGAAGGCAAAGGCTCTTGGGAAATCCCGTATTCCAGATAGAAGGGACCCAAAGGGTGCACCCCCTAAGAGACGAAAGTTTAAGTGA
- the LOC135628563 gene encoding protein unc-13 homolog translates to MGSRRRRSGSFSFMEEQPEEKEEEGELQWPFGRLDALGRDELRESAYELFVACCRFSQGSSGRAPPSRHPADGNDAGTKAGAGIMSATSRVKGALGLRARLAAPMRTMVNSGSPVTLPSAAGTATALSPAGKPKQRPMTSAEIMRQQMGVTEQSDTRLRKTLMRFLAGQVGRQAETIILPLELLRHLRPPDFVDSNEYHRWQRRQLKILEAGLVLHSWAPCDRLNSSGLRLREILTASELKPIDTSKHSEAMRNLCNCVMALAWRYQNATPVEACHWADGFPFNIHLYLSLLRSIFDLKDKTGILDEVDELLELMKKTWATLGINKMVHTVCFTWVLFEQYVRTGLVEPDLMGATLALLDEVANDAMRPERESGYVKVLLPTMASLKAWAEKKLLDYHEALEKGGRIEMMDNVLCLAFSTAKIISEETSSNASVGMLLKLDTGGDADDFSPINCVDRFIRASLKCAFTKAQENCNGKVDSRVVDEEDPQEALIKLAKETEELALLEKENYSPLLKRWYPNPTAVAVVTLHSCYGAVLKQYLLKTSVLTNELVRVLHTAGNLEKVLIQMAAEDSAGAEGGGKGILSEMIPYQVDSIIFNLIKRWVDDRLRMARGCFNRAKETESWNPKSKSEPYAESAVDLMQLAKMTVDEFFEIQVEAKDELGRDLADGLDTLFKEYCSFAASCGSKESFIPALPPLTRCNQDSMVAQLWKRAAAPCTVGADPGLVLVCRPFPAPGDSTTNHRHTASRGTQRLCVRLNTLQYFLGCLHTIDESFSSHCSPLPSHRHFDGAHSSIHSVILHVAELAAYRLIFVDSSHSFYDSLYFGSVYHARIHPTLRVLNQNLTYLTSVLIDGAQPQAVCEVMKASFGAFLMVLLAGGSGRAFTRGDYDMLVEDFMSLKHMFLGCGKGLVAEEVVEQQAEVVEGVLALMRLPTEKLVEDFSIAACEASGLGRSLETVPMPPTTGKWHCSDPNTMLRVLCHRNDDTANRFLKKAFELPKRR, encoded by the exons ATGGGAAGTCGGCGTCGCCGATCCGGGAGCTTCTCCTTCATGGAGGAGCAGccggaggagaaagaagaggagggcgAGCTGCAGTGGCCCTTCGGCCGGCTCGACGCCCTCGGCAGGGACGAGCTCAGGGAGAGCGCTTATGAGCTTTTCGTCGCCTGCTGCCGCTTCTCCCAGGGCTCCAGCGGCCGCGCCCCGCCCTCCCGCCACCCGGCCGACGGCAACGACGCGGGGACGAAGGCCGGCGCTGGGATCATGTCAGCGACGAGCCGGGTGAAGGGCGCGCTGGGCCTTAGAGCGAGGCTGGCGGCGCCGATGAGGACCATGGTCAACTCGGGATCTCCGGTGACGCTGCCCTCGGCGGCAGGGACGGCGACAGCGTTGTCACCTGCCGGAAAGCCGAAGCAGCGGCCGATGACGTCGGCGGAGATAATGCGGCAGCAGATGGGGGTGACCGAGCAGAGCGACACCCGCCTGAGGAAGACCCTCATGCGCTTCCTCGCAGGCCAG GTAGGCAGGCAAGCAGAGACGATCATCCTTCCGCTAGAGCTCCTCCGCCACCTAAGGCCACCTGACTTTGTTGATTCTAACGAATACCATCGTTGGCAACGTCGGCAGCTCAAAATCTTGGAAGCAGGACTCGTCTTGCACTCTTGGGCACCTTGTGACCGCTTGAACTCCTCAGGACTTCGTCTCAGGGAGATCCTGACCGCGAGCGAGCTGAAGCCCATCGACACCAGCAAGCACTCGGAGGCCATGCGCAACTTGTGCAACTGTGTCATGGCCTTAGCGTGGCGCTACCAGAATGCGACTCCAGTTGAAGCGTGTCACTGGGCTGATGGATTCCCCTTCAACATACATCTCTACCTCTCCCTGCTTCGCTCCATCTTCGACCTCAAGGATAAGACAGGGATACTAGATGAGGTGGATGAGCTGCTGGAGCTGATGAAGAAGACATGGGCAACCCTAGGGATCAATAAGATGGTCCACACTGTGTGCTTCACTTGGGTCCTCTTCGAGCAGTACGTAAGGACCGGGCTAGTGGAGCCTGACTTGATGGGTGCGACATTGGCGCTGCTGGACGAGGTGGCCAACGATGCCATGAggcccgaaagggaatcgggctaCGTGAAGGTCTTACTCCCCACAATGGCCTCGCTGAAGGCGTGGGCGGAGAAGAAGCTGTTGGACTATCATGAGGCGTTAGAGAAAGGAGGCAGGATTGAAATGATGGATAACGTGTTGTGTTTGGCATTCTCGACGGCAAAGATCATCAGTGAGGAGACATCGAGCAATGCAAGTGTGGGGATGCTTCTCAAACTTGACACCGGAGGAGATGCGGACGATTTCTCACCCATAAACTGCGTAGATCGATTTATTAGGGCTTCTTTGAAGTGCGCATTCACCAAG GCACAAGAAAACTGTAATGGAAAGGTTGATAGCAGAGTGGTGGATGAGGAGGATCCGCAAGAGGCCTTAATAAAACTGGCGAAAGAGACAGAGGAATTGGCCCTGTTGGAGAAGGAGAACTACAGTCCATTGCTAAAGAGGTGGTATCCAAATCCAACTGCTGTCGCAGTGGTGACCCTCCACAGCTGCTATGGCGCCGTGTTGAAGCAGTATTTGCTCAAAACTTCAGTTCTAACAAATGAGTTGGTCAGAGTTTTGCATACCGCAGGGAATCTAGAGAAGGTTCTGATTCAAATGGCAGCAGAGGATTCCGCAGGGGCTGAAGGCGGAGGGAAGGGGATCTTAAGCGAGATGATTCCCTACCAAGTAGACTCCATCATCTTTAACCTTATCAAGCGTTGGGTAGATGATAGACTGAGGATGGCAAGAGGGTGCTTTAACAGAGCTAAGGAGACTGAG AGTTGGAATCCCAAGTCCAAATCAGAGCCATATGCGGAGTCTGCAGTGGATCTAATGCAGCTAGCCAAGATGACGGTGGATGAGTTCTTTGAGATCCAAGTAGAAGCAAAAGATGAATTGGGCCGAGACCTTGCTGATGGTTTGGATACTCTGTTTAAGGAGTACTGCTCCTTTGCCGCATCATGTG GTTCAAAGGAAAGCTTTATTCCAGCGCTCCCTCCGCTGACCAGGTGCAACCAGGACTCGATGGTCGCCCAGCTGTGGAAGAGGGCGGCCGCCCCTTGCACTGTCGGCGCCGACCCCGGCCTCGTCCTCGTCTGCAGGCCCTTCCCGGCACCGGGCGACAGCACCACCAACCACCGCCACACTGCAAGCCGCGGCACCCAACGCCTTTGCGTCCGCCTCAACACACTCCAGTACTTTCTAGGCTGCCTCCACACCATAGACGAGTCCTTCTCCTCCCATTGTTCTCCCCTACCCTCCCACCGCCACTTTGACGGCGCCCACTCTTCCATTCACTCTGTCATCCTCCACGTAGCTGAGCTAGCCGCCTACCGGCTCATCTTCGTTGATTCTTCTCATTCCTTCTATGACTCGTTATACTTTGGCAGCGTATACCATGCTCGAATACATCCGACCCTCCGAGTGCTAAACCAGAATCTAACATATCTGACATCGGTGCTAATCGACGGGGCACAACCGCAAGCGGTGTGCGAAGTGATGAAGGCGTCGTTCGGAGCATTTTTGATGGTGCTATTGGCCGGAGGCAGCGGGAGGGCTTTCACGAGGGGGGACTACGACATGTTGGTGGAGGACTTCATGAGCTTGAAGCATATGTTTCTGGGGTGCGGGAAGGGGCTGGTGGCGGAGGAGGTGGTAGAACAACAGGCGGAGGTGGTGGAGGGGGTGTTGGCGCTGATGAGACTGCCGACAGAGAAGCTGGTGGAAGACTTCAGCATCGCGGCATGCGAGGCCAGCGGGCTGGGGAGATCGCTGGAGACGGTACCCATGCCGCCAACTACAGGCAAGTGGCATTGCTCTGACCCCAACACGATGCTCCGGGTGTTGTGCCACCGGAACGACGACACCGCCAACCGATTCCTGAAGAAGGCGTTCGAGCTGCCGAAGAGGAGGTGA